A part of Flexistipes sp. genomic DNA contains:
- a CDS encoding POTRA domain-containing protein, producing MRALLFLTVFSFLFSTNIFSLEIQGNVDNGTKAQIKKFYSKNGRSKTGKLLNYLGYDFFTFNRNQLIISNPERIDNVVFHGNLIFLDNTLQGASGLAKGDPIYAETIENSAEKVRKYYVRNGYRNAEVSVSITDGDIVFHVREGKRFLVTDINVKNADYPESFNFLNPKIFDEELEDNYVKTIENYFRGKGYFNVSTDVSYAKNNKYTFFLNINNPVSSVMSVLPNFHQGVSLIVFVKKGKEFSLRIEGIEDNETEKLVRSEISRNLKGISSFYVRYTEGELEKLLTDKGYINPQAVIIVKEQEIIVDVNYGERFVNTKVNFIYNSLPVDKFSDEFGINRSLLYSKNEKIIKRLVTDKLYSKGYIYAKVEDIKFTKRNGQLSVDIIINEGDIYKVDDVFVNDKEILDNLQRTATAKEVNNLLGIVKSNINNKYYFTSISFDKFIMNKENNVDLVFKSDLSRFRLNKVISSDESLKAFIKEHFFDNPKITKVKIDSLKIFLASEKNYINYSVGVIPISENEADIVVSGIKGESNEIFGGFAYDDIEKFNVFAGYRRFDIFGTAHQFQIFTTYSSREKSLTFSLGSKNFFAPNLANIYSLGWKKRDEDTFEYEQLKASIQFFKTLNNFRYGLGLYAEELNFTGLVYDKNFTEKLSDNYRLIGIPLSAGNAGSYLGPVIEVEYSAELRLKPLFQIGQNSFITSELNTMLKIYPADRFRFKLKNDFGYISRNNTDIPLTYRYTLGGPYRMKAFDYRDIGTEDKEGNVYGGSRFYYFLFGAEYEIRNNVYLGPFVEYGNAIDQWDFSGGYTDVGIALTADTILGSIGISFAHETVGSSKSDSALYLTFSGSF from the coding sequence GTGCGGGCTTTACTCTTCTTAACGGTTTTTAGTTTTCTTTTTTCAACAAATATTTTTTCTCTTGAAATTCAGGGTAATGTTGATAATGGAACAAAAGCGCAAATAAAGAAATTTTATTCAAAAAACGGGCGCTCCAAAACAGGAAAGCTGCTCAATTACCTGGGATACGATTTTTTTACTTTTAACAGAAATCAACTGATAATAAGCAATCCCGAGCGGATTGACAATGTTGTTTTCCACGGGAACCTTATATTTCTTGACAATACGCTCCAGGGAGCTTCAGGTTTGGCAAAGGGTGATCCTATATATGCTGAAACTATTGAAAATTCAGCTGAAAAGGTGCGAAAATATTACGTCCGCAACGGTTACAGAAATGCAGAAGTCAGTGTCAGTATTACCGATGGTGATATTGTTTTTCATGTAAGAGAGGGCAAACGTTTTCTGGTAACGGATATCAATGTGAAAAATGCAGATTATCCGGAGTCTTTCAATTTTTTAAATCCAAAGATTTTTGATGAAGAACTTGAAGACAATTACGTAAAAACGATTGAAAACTATTTCCGGGGCAAAGGGTATTTTAATGTATCCACAGATGTCAGTTATGCGAAAAATAACAAATACACTTTTTTCCTGAATATTAACAATCCGGTCTCCTCTGTAATGTCTGTACTGCCAAATTTTCATCAGGGAGTCTCACTAATAGTTTTCGTAAAAAAAGGCAAAGAATTTTCCCTGCGTATAGAAGGCATTGAGGATAATGAAACTGAAAAGTTAGTACGTAGTGAAATAAGCAGAAATTTAAAGGGGATTAGCTCCTTCTATGTCAGATATACGGAAGGTGAGCTGGAAAAACTTCTTACTGATAAAGGATATATAAATCCACAGGCTGTAATTATTGTTAAAGAACAAGAGATTATTGTTGATGTGAATTACGGCGAAAGATTTGTCAATACGAAGGTTAATTTCATATACAACAGTCTTCCTGTAGACAAGTTTTCTGATGAATTTGGCATAAACCGCAGTCTTTTATACAGTAAAAATGAAAAAATAATAAAAAGATTGGTTACAGATAAGCTTTACAGCAAGGGCTATATTTATGCAAAAGTGGAAGATATAAAGTTTACTAAGAGAAACGGACAGCTGTCTGTTGATATAATAATAAATGAGGGGGATATATATAAAGTTGATGATGTTTTTGTGAATGATAAGGAAATTCTGGATAATCTTCAGAGAACGGCAACAGCAAAAGAAGTGAACAATCTGCTGGGGATTGTAAAATCCAATATAAACAATAAATACTACTTTACTTCAATCTCGTTTGACAAATTTATTATGAATAAAGAAAATAATGTGGATTTGGTGTTTAAATCCGATTTATCACGGTTTCGGCTGAACAAAGTGATATCTTCTGACGAAAGCCTGAAGGCTTTTATAAAAGAACATTTTTTTGACAATCCAAAGATTACAAAAGTCAAGATTGATTCTCTTAAAATTTTTCTGGCTTCGGAGAAAAACTATATAAATTATTCGGTGGGTGTTATTCCGATATCGGAAAATGAAGCTGATATTGTTGTTTCAGGCATAAAAGGCGAATCCAATGAAATTTTCGGCGGTTTTGCATATGATGATATAGAAAAATTTAATGTTTTTGCCGGCTACAGAAGATTTGATATCTTTGGCACAGCCCATCAGTTTCAGATATTTACAACATACTCGAGCAGAGAGAAAAGCCTGACTTTTTCTTTGGGGAGCAAAAACTTTTTTGCGCCTAATCTTGCCAATATTTATTCTCTTGGGTGGAAAAAAAGAGATGAGGACACTTTTGAATATGAGCAACTGAAAGCGAGTATACAATTTTTTAAAACATTAAATAATTTTAGATATGGGCTGGGATTATATGCGGAAGAGCTTAATTTTACAGGACTTGTATATGATAAAAATTTTACGGAAAAATTAAGTGATAATTACAGGCTTATAGGAATTCCGTTGTCTGCAGGCAATGCCGGCTCGTATCTCGGACCTGTCATTGAAGTGGAGTATTCTGCAGAGCTTAGATTAAAACCGCTTTTTCAGATAGGCCAAAATAGCTTTATCACCAGTGAACTGAATACGATGCTGAAAATTTATCCGGCTGACAGATTCAGATTTAAACTGAAGAATGACTTTGGGTATATAAGCCGCAATAACACCGATATCCCTCTTACTTACAGGTACACACTTGGGGGACCTTACAGGATGAAAGCCTTTGATTACCGGGATATCGGCACGGAAGATAAAGAGGGGAATGTTTACGGCGGCAGTAGATTTTACTATTTTCTTTTCGGGGCTGAATATGAAATTAGAAATAACGTTTATCTGGGCCCTTTTGTGGAATACGGAAATGCCATAGATCAATGGGATTTCTCGGGCGGATATACAGATGTAGGCATCGCATTGACAGCAGATACAATACTTGGGTCCATTGGAATAAGTTTTGCACACGAAACGGTGGGCAGCAGTAAAAGTGATTCAGCTCTTTATTTAACGTTCAGTGGCTCATTCTGA
- a CDS encoding peroxiredoxin produces the protein MSLVAKKAPDFSEDAVVNKDFKKVHLEDYKGKWVVLFFYPLDFTFVCPTEITALSDAYEEFKKRNCEIVGVSTDSKFSHLAWINTPREEGGLGDLNYPLVADFAKRVSEEYGVLLPEGMALRATFIIDPEGNVQFELIHDLGIGRNVNEILRNLDALQYTREHGEVCPAGWEPGKDTMTPDPEKMKEFFRKNPQGHQ, from the coding sequence ATGAGTTTAGTAGCAAAAAAGGCACCGGACTTTTCAGAGGATGCAGTTGTTAACAAGGATTTTAAAAAGGTTCATCTTGAAGATTACAAAGGAAAATGGGTTGTACTGTTTTTCTATCCGCTGGATTTCACTTTTGTATGTCCCACTGAAATCACAGCTTTAAGTGATGCTTATGAAGAGTTTAAAAAGCGCAATTGTGAGATTGTCGGTGTTTCCACTGACAGTAAATTTTCTCACTTAGCATGGATTAACACACCGAGAGAAGAAGGCGGACTGGGTGATTTGAATTATCCTTTGGTGGCCGATTTTGCCAAAAGGGTTTCCGAAGAGTACGGCGTGCTTCTACCGGAAGGAATGGCTTTAAGAGCGACCTTCATTATTGACCCTGAAGGTAATGTTCAATTTGAACTTATTCACGATTTGGGAATCGGTAGAAATGTAAATGAAATTTTAAGAAACCTTGATGCTTTACAATACACCAGAGAACACGGTGAAGTTTGCCCCGCAGGATGGGAGCCCGGTAAAGATACAATGACACCGGATCCAGAGAAGATGAAGGAATTTTTCAGGAAAAATCCTCAGGGGCACCAGTAA